The DNA segment TTTGttataaattagctaaaaaatttTATTAGCTAATCAAGCTTTTATTCAATCAATTATTTTTACTATAAAACATCATAGCAAATATATTTATTGCTTTCTATAAGTTTATTATTCTATATTATTAGCTAATCCAAGGTCTCTTCTATTTAGTTAATTTTATTCTCAAATTTATACAAGGACTCATACTCATTTTTGATAGTATCATTTTtatcttccttatctttcttatCTTAGATATAAATAATCTATCTCTTTATTAATGGtaataaattaatattattttatataaaatatttattcTTGAAAATTTCTTAATTGTTTTAGGTGTGCACCTTTTTAAATCCATATAGATTAAGCTTATTAAAAAACCTATCAAATAAATGAAGAGTAATTCTTATGTCAAAAATATTTCGTGAGAACCTATGAGATCAATAATCCTCAATCTAAGATTATGAAGCTCTTACCATCATTAGTCCATCTAATAATTTAATGATTCTAATAATCCTTATTAGATAACATCAATCATTAAATATGTCATCCTTATAAATTTGGCTATACCTCTTatgttttataattattattaaagaATCTATTTATTATCCATTAATTCtagattttataaaaaaatttaaaatattaaatgaAATGAAACTTATTTAAATCCGTTAATAACATTTTCTTCGGTAAAGACGATGAAGAAATTCTAATAGTAGGAGAATTTCCTTTTTTATATAAAGTGCGAGCTAGAAGTCTTCATGTGATAAACTAGTGTCAAATTAAGGATGTTCTTTTCTCAGGTTTCTACAATTCCAGTCTCAATGATATAGTAGTGGCAGGCTAAAACTGAAGATTATATCAAATTGACGATGATAAAttctaaataaaaatgaaatctcAATAATAACACACTTCTGAGATTTACTAAATAATTCATATAGAGGATAAAGATATTTACATATCATGTTCAAAGGATGCCCAAATCTGCATTTGGTCGCCAAAAAATTTATAGCTATTATTAAATTAGAATTTCTATCAATACGGAATATTTACCAATTTATAATATTATAAGGCTAGAGAGAATTTGATAATCTCAGGATATTAATAAAGAAATAATAAGTATATAGGATTCTTATATTAGTTTGATATCTAAGATTTAAAGCTGAaaatcaataaaatcatactagATGGTGTtagttatatatttaatataaaaatagtcGAGGACCGAAAATTAATTTTCGGCTGCGGTGGAAATGGCTTCCTATTCCACTATGATTTAAACCAATCATAGATATATCACTATAAGGGACATCAGAGTGAGGTTTGGTCATTATATATTGATGATGACTTTTAATATTTATACTCAATAGGTTATGATAGGAGATTAATAAAGTGGAAaattaaatagtaaaaaaagcTTTAATGTTTTAATACTATTAATAAGGATAATTAAGTTTTGCTATTTCACAAAAGCTTTTAACAGTTCATTATCGGAGATGAACAAGGATTTATATCAAAAATTCCATTTAGTATCATAAGCAAagagtaaaatataaaaaaaaataaacatcatCATATAAAGAGATTTAAATAACCAATACTGTAGGACTACTAAAACCATACAGTGAAGTAAGTTGAGCTAAAAAACTTCTAAGAAAGAATAAAAGATAAAAAACTACAAGAGCTAATATTCCTTTGCGATACTATTGATTAAAatgatttaatctaaaaaatcaaTATAGGCATTTAGATATTCAATAATATATTCCATTAGTTAAAGAAACAAGAAATAGCTGACTAATCTTACTTAGTGTTAAGCAATATAAATATGATAAAAGATTTTTATGATTCAACCAATATAGTCATAAATGACTTTATCAAATAGTAtctagaatataataaaaaggaAGAAGAGAATAAGAAAAATCAACAAATAAAAGAAGAATTCTAAAAAGTAGAAAAAGAacgaaaaaagaaaaaactaaaaaaatacaaCACTGAAGAATTAACAGAAGCTAACTAAGAGAACATTCCTTTAAATAATAATGCAATGATGAATTTCCCATAGGAAGAGAAAATCATACAAAAATCAGAATCTTAAGATACCCTATAAGAGTTTTTTCAATCGACATCttctaattaattaataattataaaataGGAATAttggggattgaacccaagaccttcCGCGTGTGAGGCGgacgtgataaccactacaccataTCCCTGATTATAAaagaatcaccaaaaataataaaacacaaaatttgattaaaattataatttataaAGTAAATGCAGTAAAATCATCAAGAAATAAAAGCCACATTTAAACTACTTATCATAGGGGATGGAGGGGTTGGTAAGACAACCTTTACCACCAGGCATCAAACTGGACACTTCATCAAGCCCTACACACCCACATAAGGAGCCAACAATACAAATATAGTATTCAATACTAATCTAGGTAATATTTTGTTTGAGATTTGGGATACGGCTGGTTAGGAAAAATGGGGAAAGTTGAGAGACTGTTACTATGTAGGGGCCAATTGTGCCCTTATCATGTTCGATCTTACATAAAGAGACACTTATAAGAACGTCGCTAAATGGTATTAGGATTTTACCAAAATTTGCCCAAATGTTCCAATTTGTCTGGTCGGAAATAAAGCCGATGTCAGAGACAGAAAAGTTAAGGCATCTTAGATCAACTTCCATAGACagcataatatataatattatgatATTTCGGCGAAGTCTAATTACTAAtttgaaaaaccttttatctattTACTTAAACAGCTAACTGGTAATAATTAGCTTTAGTTAGTCGAAGAGGTAGCAATGAAACCTAAAGATATAGAAATGGATTAAGAATAcattaataaattataataagATGAGTAAAAGGTTTAATAGATGAATCTTCCTGATGAAAATGAAgaattttaatatatataaaatatgattAATTA comes from the Entelurus aequoreus isolate RoL-2023_Sb unplaced genomic scaffold, RoL_Eaeq_v1.1 HiC_scaffold_461, whole genome shotgun sequence genome and includes:
- the LOC133645547 gene encoding LOW QUALITY PROTEIN: GTP-binding nuclear protein Ran-like (The sequence of the model RefSeq protein was modified relative to this genomic sequence to represent the inferred CDS: substituted 10 bases at 10 genomic stop codons), with the protein product MQXNHQEIKATFKLLIIGDGGVGKTTFTTRHQTGHFIKPYTPTXGANNTNIVFNTNLGNILFEIWDTAGXEKWGKLRDCYYVGANCALIMFDLTXRDTYKNVAKWYXDFTKICPNVPICLVGNKADVRDRKVKASXINFHRQHNIXYYDISAKSNYXFEKPFIYLLKQLTGNNXLXLVEEVAMKPKDIEMD